One genomic region from SAR202 cluster bacterium encodes:
- a CDS encoding tetratricopeptide repeat protein, whose protein sequence is MKVQARLTLLPAIFVIALAFVACTSTPEPTPEPPSPTPTPEATATPEATPTPSETPVPTPTSRPPDVLFNFTQGVALLQAGQYKESIPQFDIVTRVEPNFANSYFYRGIAYYHENINDQAMEDFDAAIELNPKYVEAYHGRGLLYYRLNNRQKSLEDFNKAIELDAEFADAYRNRGVLYLNSGVTVPGLADLEKAAQLYEASGEFQRAQEVMAIISGPPQVTPTPVRPVLP, encoded by the coding sequence ATGAAAGTTCAAGCCAGGCTCACCCTGCTCCCGGCGATTTTCGTCATCGCGCTGGCCTTTGTAGCGTGCACGTCGACGCCGGAGCCGACGCCCGAGCCACCCTCCCCCACCCCGACTCCCGAGGCGACGGCGACGCCCGAGGCAACCCCGACACCTTCCGAAACACCCGTTCCCACGCCGACGTCACGCCCTCCGGACGTTCTGTTCAACTTCACCCAGGGTGTCGCCCTGCTCCAGGCGGGCCAGTACAAGGAGTCGATCCCCCAGTTCGATATTGTTACGCGTGTTGAGCCGAACTTTGCGAACAGCTACTTCTACAGGGGAATCGCATACTACCACGAGAACATCAACGACCAGGCGATGGAGGACTTCGACGCCGCGATCGAGCTGAACCCGAAGTACGTAGAGGCCTACCACGGGCGCGGCCTGCTTTATTACAGGCTCAACAACCGGCAGAAGTCCCTGGAAGACTTCAACAAGGCGATCGAGCTTGACGCGGAGTTCGCCGACGCATACCGGAACCGAGGAGTGCTCTACCTCAATAGCGGGGTGACGGTGCCGGGGCTGGCCGACCTGGAGAAGGCGGCCCAGCTCTACGAGGCCAGCGGCGAATTCCAGCGCGCGCAGGAAGTGATGGCGATCATATCGGGGCCGCCCCAGGTGACGCCAACGCCTGTCCGGCCCGTCCTGCCATAG
- a CDS encoding gamma carbonic anhydrase family protein produces MLRSLEGKSPRVHPTAFVSETAYLIGDVEIGEGSSVWPGTVIRADMGKITIGKFTCIQDNSVVHGDADVLIGDMVVIGHRVLCHAARVGDRTLIGSGSTVNDGVVIGADSLIASGAMVIERMDIPARSMVVGIPARVKSQVEDRHMELIRHTCESYIEKTKRYKKQGNLE; encoded by the coding sequence ATGCTGCGCAGCCTTGAAGGAAAAAGCCCGAGGGTCCATCCCACGGCGTTCGTTAGCGAGACGGCCTACCTGATAGGAGACGTTGAAATTGGCGAGGGCTCCAGCGTATGGCCGGGGACGGTCATCCGCGCCGATATGGGTAAGATTACCATCGGCAAGTTCACCTGTATCCAGGACAACTCGGTTGTCCACGGTGACGCCGATGTGCTTATCGGGGACATGGTCGTAATTGGCCATCGCGTGCTCTGCCACGCCGCCAGGGTAGGGGACCGCACGCTCATCGGCAGCGGCTCGACCGTCAACGACGGAGTTGTCATAGGCGCGGACAGCCTTATTGCATCCGGCGCCATGGTCATTGAGCGAATGGATATACCGGCGCGCTCAATGGTGGTGGGCATCCCGGCCCGCGTAAAGTCGCAGGTAGAAGATCGCCACATGGAACTCATCCGCCACACATGCGAAAGCTACATAGAGAAAACGAAGCGCTACAAGAAGCAGGGAAACCTCGAGTGA